One genomic segment of Thermodesulfobacterium sp. TA1 includes these proteins:
- a CDS encoding universal stress protein gives MNKCYFDKVLLPVDGSPNALRAVKFAGALLKGIESLNITFLYVMAGGYLSEHMKNVDFRAELIKGSEVFKKIKEKYVEENIMPFMSEYEKILKDAGFNGLIEKRIEEGDPGNKIIEIAKKENFQTVILARRGMSELKGFFLGSISSKVLHGLINHNVYLVGEKVVEETPVSQVLVPVDGSEYSMKAVEHAVCVVKMVKSINKITLLRVVNLSFYLERVREGIDPEQEAKEILDKAKNKFLEEGISQDLIITKVSLGFPKEEIVKEIKEGGYDLVVMGRKGRSALREIVLGGVSSSVISRCLEPTIAIINL, from the coding sequence ATGAATAAATGTTATTTTGATAAAGTTTTATTACCGGTTGATGGGAGTCCAAATGCATTAAGAGCGGTTAAATTTGCTGGGGCTTTACTAAAAGGGATTGAATCCTTAAACATTACTTTTCTTTACGTAATGGCAGGTGGGTACTTAAGTGAACACATGAAAAATGTTGATTTTAGGGCAGAGCTTATAAAGGGTTCAGAGGTTTTTAAAAAGATTAAAGAGAAATATGTTGAAGAAAATATAATGCCTTTTATGTCTGAGTACGAGAAGATTTTAAAAGATGCTGGATTTAATGGTTTAATAGAAAAAAGAATTGAAGAGGGAGACCCTGGAAATAAAATAATTGAAATTGCAAAAAAGGAAAATTTCCAGACAGTAATACTTGCAAGAAGAGGAATGTCAGAATTAAAGGGTTTTTTTCTTGGAAGTATATCAAGTAAAGTTTTGCATGGATTGATAAATCACAATGTATATCTTGTTGGAGAAAAGGTAGTAGAAGAAACCCCTGTTTCCCAGGTTTTAGTTCCTGTTGATGGTTCGGAATACTCGATGAAAGCAGTAGAGCATGCAGTATGTGTAGTAAAAATGGTTAAAAGTATAAATAAAATTACCCTTTTAAGGGTTGTTAATCTTTCTTTTTATCTTGAAAGAGTAAGGGAGGGTATAGATCCTGAGCAAGAAGCCAAAGAAATCCTTGATAAAGCTAAAAATAAATTTTTAGAGGAAGGGATTTCTCAAGACTTAATTATAACTAAAGTTTCTCTTGGTTTTCCTAAAGAAGAAATAGTTAAAGAAATAAAAGAAGGTGGTTATGACCTTGTAGTTATGGGTAGGAAAGGCCGTTCAGCCCTTAGAGAAATCGTTCTTGGCGGAGTAAGCTCATCAGTTATAAGTAGATGTTTAGAGCCAACCATTGCGATAATAAACTTATAA
- a CDS encoding biotin--[acetyl-CoA-carboxylase] ligase produces the protein MRNYNLKKFKILELLSQSSFISGEILAQKLEISRTAVWKYIQALKAEGYPIVTTKKGYTLKPTSDLILPEKIEQALKKQKIGLVDKVYYFRSVSSTMEVAKELAKKEKNFLVIAEIQTSGRGRLGRSWLSNEGGIWMSLLIRPSFSLRESFILTYLASLCVVKALRETTQLPFYLKWPNDVVFLKNEEIKKVAGILLELKAEVDQIEYAIIGIGINVNNQISPLEPTGISLQELTNKIWNRTEIIIEIIENFEKYSQTTSEEILKAWKELCLTLGKKVKIIKPQEELIGIAIDIAEDGALILETGAPSLVKIYSGDCIHLRTT, from the coding sequence ATGCGTAATTACAACCTTAAAAAATTTAAAATCTTAGAACTCTTGTCTCAATCTTCTTTTATTTCAGGAGAAATTTTGGCACAAAAGCTTGAAATCTCAAGAACGGCTGTTTGGAAGTATATTCAAGCCTTAAAAGCAGAAGGATACCCTATTGTAACCACCAAAAAAGGTTATACTCTCAAGCCTACCTCAGACCTAATTTTACCTGAAAAAATAGAACAAGCTCTAAAAAAACAAAAGATAGGATTGGTAGATAAAGTTTACTACTTTCGGTCTGTTTCTTCTACGATGGAAGTAGCCAAAGAACTGGCTAAAAAAGAAAAAAATTTTTTAGTTATAGCTGAAATACAAACCTCTGGACGTGGAAGGCTTGGAAGGTCATGGCTTTCAAACGAAGGCGGAATATGGATGAGTTTATTAATCAGACCTTCTTTTTCTTTAAGAGAAAGTTTTATACTTACTTACCTTGCGAGTTTATGTGTAGTTAAAGCCCTTAGAGAAACAACCCAGCTTCCTTTTTATCTGAAATGGCCTAACGATGTAGTGTTTTTAAAAAATGAAGAAATAAAGAAAGTTGCAGGAATTTTGCTTGAATTAAAGGCTGAAGTAGACCAAATAGAGTATGCTATAATAGGAATAGGAATAAACGTTAACAATCAAATTAGTCCTTTAGAACCTACCGGTATTTCTTTACAAGAGCTTACTAACAAAATTTGGAATAGAACAGAAATCATCATAGAAATCATAGAAAATTTTGAAAAATATTCCCAAACCACATCTGAAGAAATCTTAAAGGCATGGAAAGAACTTTGTTTAACCTTAGGCAAAAAGGTTAAAATCATAAAACCTCAAGAAGAACTAATCGGAATAGCTATTGATATAGCAGAAGACGGGGCCCTTATTTTGGAAACAGGAGCCCCTTCGTTAGTAAAAATCTATTCAGGAGATTGTATCCATTTAAGAACCACTTAA